In Oceanispirochaeta sp., a genomic segment contains:
- a CDS encoding TylF/MycF/NovP-related O-methyltransferase: MADYLKTRGWGCETPATFRIDIEEAFLKIWEAVSPYTMISLERGYALYTGIRHLLARNIEGDFVECGVWKGGSCMLMALTILSEKAKPRPIWLYDTFTGMTEPGKEDRIISSGQSVSERWHQGWWAAGSDQVMKHLSSTGYPQELFKIVPGDVCETLDSVIPDTTALLRLDTDWYASTKKELEILYPRLCTGGLLIIDDYGHFSGARQAVDEYFSNSPVPPFFQRSDYTGRCALKEE, from the coding sequence ATGGCGGATTATCTCAAGACCAGAGGATGGGGCTGTGAAACACCTGCCACCTTCCGGATTGATATTGAGGAGGCCTTTTTAAAAATATGGGAGGCCGTTTCTCCCTATACCATGATTTCTCTGGAGCGTGGTTATGCCCTGTATACGGGTATAAGACATCTTTTAGCCCGTAATATAGAGGGTGATTTTGTTGAATGCGGAGTCTGGAAGGGCGGAAGCTGTATGCTCATGGCCCTGACCATCCTCTCCGAGAAGGCCAAACCCCGTCCTATCTGGCTCTATGATACCTTTACCGGTATGACCGAACCCGGGAAAGAGGATCGCATTATCTCATCCGGGCAGTCTGTCAGTGAGCGCTGGCATCAGGGATGGTGGGCCGCCGGCAGTGACCAGGTAATGAAACATCTGTCATCAACCGGATACCCTCAGGAGCTTTTTAAAATAGTTCCGGGAGATGTCTGTGAGACCCTTGATTCTGTGATTCCGGATACAACAGCGCTCTTAAGACTCGATACCGACTGGTATGCCTCCACGAAAAAAGAACTGGAAATCCTCTATCCCCGGCTCTGCACAGGGGGGCTTCTAATTATAGATGATTATGGACATTTCAGCGGTGCCAGACAGGCCGTGGATGAGTATTTTTCAAACAGCCCTGTTCCTCCTTTTTTCCAAAGGAGCGACTATACAGGACGCTGTGCCTTAAAAGAGGAGTAA